TCCGCCTCGTTTAGCCATCTGTAGCCGTTGCGAGTAGAAGCCGGTTGCGACAATCGCAACGATGAGCAGCAGATAGGGAATACCACCAACGATGTCGTTCGGAATGATTTGGGAAGGGACTTCTGTGAGATCCATGCCCCAGAATCGAGTTTGGCCGGCAGCAATCGCATCTGCCAAACTGCCGTTGACGAAGCGGGTCATTTCCCCGCCCGCATCGGAAAAACTACGCAGAAGCCGGAACAGTCCATACCAGACCGGAAGTTGTACGAGTGAGGGAAGACATCCTCCTAGAGGGTGCACACCCTTGTCTTTGTACAGCGCCATGAGCTCTTCTTGCTGACGCTGCTTGTCTTCTTTGTGTTCAGCCTGGATGCGCTTGATCTGCGGCTGCAATTCGGCACTTGCGCGCATGCTTCGCGTCTGGCGCAGTGTCAAGGGAAAGACCAGGAGATTGATGATGACCGTGAGGGCGATGATCGCGAATCCCAGTGAGGGGATAAGTTGGTAAATTATGGTAAGAATGCTGCCGAGGGCGCCTGCAATAGCATCGATCATGGGCGTCCTCCCAGGTCGCTGCCTACCTCACTGTCCGGTTGCGGTACCGGATCGAACCCGAGACCTCCCCACGGATTGCAGCGTCCCACCCGTTTCCCGGCGAGCCAGCTTCCCCTGATGGCTCCGTGCAGCCTGATCGAGTCGTAGGCGTACATGGAACACGTAGGACTAAATCGACAACTCTGTCCCAGCAAAGGTGACAGTGTTCGCTGGTAAAGCCGGATCGCCGCCATCAGCCAGTAGGAAAGCTGGTATGGCGCCGGGGAAGTGACGTCGTGGGTGGTCATGAAAGTGTCTGCTCTAAACTTCGTTTGTAGGTTGGTGTAGCCGGTCGCCCGGTCAATGTTCGGTTTCGGCTAACGCTTCCCGGAGGTAGCTCGCGCTATCCCTTCTTGCAGCTGTTTGACCAGCTGGTCGAACGGCTCAGTCGCCGTTCCTGTCCGGGCCGAGATCACGAGATCCCATCCGTCTGGCACATGTACCATTCGCACCGCCTCACGGAGGCGCCGTTTCGCCCGGTTGCGGACGACCGCATTTCCGACAGACCGTCCGGCAACGAACGCTAGCCGGGAAGGTGCTCTAGCAGGAGTTCCCGCATCGTCCATTCCGTCCGCATGCTCGTCCTCCCGAGTCTGCGACTCGATTGCGACGATGCCTGCGGCAGCCACGTGAACACGGTTCCCTTGACGGTACACCCGATCGAAGTTGCGTTTTCCCGTGAGGGAGACGTTACGCGGCGAGGCGCTTCCGGCCTTTTTGCCGACGGCGTTGCACA
This genomic window from Rhodothermales bacterium contains:
- the yidD gene encoding membrane protein insertion efficiency factor YidD, whose protein sequence is MTTHDVTSPAPYQLSYWLMAAIRLYQRTLSPLLGQSCRFSPTCSMYAYDSIRLHGAIRGSWLAGKRVGRCNPWGGLGFDPVPQPDSEVGSDLGGRP
- the rnpA gene encoding ribonuclease P protein component, coding for MDFGRACVPELDAPLCNAVGKKAGSASPRNVSLTGKRNFDRVYRQGNRVHVAAAGIVAIESQTREDEHADGMDDAGTPARAPSRLAFVAGRSVGNAVVRNRAKRRLREAVRMVHVPDGWDLVISARTGTATEPFDQLVKQLQEGIARATSGKR
- a CDS encoding YidC/Oxa1 family membrane protein insertase, whose translation is MIDAIAGALGSILTIIYQLIPSLGFAIIALTVIINLLVFPLTLRQTRSMRASAELQPQIKRIQAEHKEDKQRQQEELMALYKDKGVHPLGGCLPSLVQLPVWYGLFRLLRSFSDAGGEMTRFVNGSLADAIAAGQTRFWGMDLTEVPSQIIPNDIVGGIPYLLLIVAIVATGFYSQRLQMAKRGGNQKDADASSQAQQIQAILKYMPLMFGVIGFTLPAGVSLYIASGQLVRMGGQEVIDLMEGPDPRGAAAANGKSADAGPIPEPTEIVEAKVKKPQGSKKKQNRRRRK